The window ATGTATCTTCCTTGGTAAAATCAACTGGCGGCCATGATGGAACCCATGCCTCGGTATATTCATGTGAGGGGAATTCATTATTTTCACATGAAACAAGATTTATAAAAATCAATGCACAGTGCAAGTATAATTTTGAACAATTCGTACACATAAACACCTCTCTTTCATCCCTTGTTGTGTACTACTTATAGTGTATTCTATAACGTATAAAGTGACAAAATAATCTGTTTTTTTATCTATTTTTAAATTTTTCAACCAACTGAAACACCGCTATCCCGTACGCCACGGCAACATTCAGCGACTGCTTCATTCCGTACATCGGAATTTCACAAGCAAAATCGCACGCGGCAACGACTTCCTCGCTCACGCCGTCCACTTCATTTCCAACCACCAGCGCGATCGGAAATGAGCAATCCATCGTCATAAGGTCTTTACTTTCTTTGCAATGTTCCAGCGCCGCCACCGTAACGCCCTGCTCTTTAAGCCATTTGACTGCGTCAACCGCTTTAGGAAAATGGCGCCATGGAACGGTTTCCGTTGCGCCGAGGGCCGTTTTGTCTATTTCCTTACGCGGAGGAACGGCCGAGTATCCGCAGAGAATCAGTTCCTGTATACACGCGGCATCCGACGTGCGGAACGCGGCTCCGACGTTATACATACTGCGGATATTCTCCAGCACGATGTATATTGGGAAACGCTTTTTTTGCTGTAATTCTTCCGGAGAAGAACGCTGCGATTTTATTTCTTCGTAAGTGAGTTTTGTCGGCATATAATTTCTTTTTAGCCACAAAGGCACGAAGACACTAAGGAAAATGTTCAAAAATACCGCCCTAATTTTTGAGCCTTTGGGTCTTCGTGGCTATGATTTAATAATAAACAATCGAATCGGTTTTTCAAAAGCAAAAAAGTTTGCTATTGAAACCTCTTTTTGTTAAAATCGATCATTCCTTTTCTTTGGACAATTCGTACGAACTATACATCGGCCCTTCCCAAGGAGTTTGAATGAAGTCTCTGATTAAATTATATGTCAACGGCGACGTACACGAAATCGCCGTTAATCCCAACCGTACTCTTCTTGAAGCGCTGCGTTACGACTGCCACCTGACCGGAACGAAACAGGGCTGCGACATGGGCGACTGCGGCGCGTGCACCGTATTGATCGATGGCCTTCCGATCCAGTCCTGCATTACCCTTGCGGTTGAATGCGTTGGAAAAGAAATTCTAACCGTCGAAGGTATCGCCAAACAAGATAAGCCCCATCCCGTTCAGATCGCATGGAATAATCACGGCGCCTCGCAGTGCGGCTATTGCACACCCGGATTTATCGTCGTCGCAAAATGGCTGTTCGATCGTAACCCCAATCCTACCGAAGAAGAAATCAAAATGGCGCTTTCAGGAAACATCTGCCGGTGTACGGGGTATACGAAGATCATCTCTGCAATGAAAGAAACCATTCAAATAATGAATA of the bacterium genome contains:
- a CDS encoding RNA methyltransferase, whose translation is MPTKLTYEEIKSQRSSPEELQQKKRFPIYIVLENIRSMYNVGAAFRTSDAACIQELILCGYSAVPPRKEIDKTALGATETVPWRHFPKAVDAVKWLKEQGVTVAALEHCKESKDLMTMDCSFPIALVVGNEVDGVSEEVVAACDFACEIPMYGMKQSLNVAVAYGIAVFQLVEKFKNR
- a CDS encoding (2Fe-2S)-binding protein — translated: MKSLIKLYVNGDVHEIAVNPNRTLLEALRYDCHLTGTKQGCDMGDCGACTVLIDGLPIQSCITLAVECVGKEILTVEGIAKQDKPHPVQIAWNNHGASQCGYCTPGFIVVAKWLFDRNPNPTEEEIKMALSGNICRCTGYTKIISAMKETIQIMNSEQ